In Candidatus Eisenbacteria bacterium, the following are encoded in one genomic region:
- a CDS encoding response regulator, giving the protein MTEKILCVDDEAAILEGFRRVLRKEFKVDLAVGGPAALKMVEESGPYAVIVSDLRMPDMDGIHLLSKVKEIAPDTIRIMLTGKADVEAAIKSINEGQLFRFLTKPCPVPLLVNALNSALKQYQLVTAEKTLLERTLKGSVTILTDILAIVNPIAFSRASRIKRFVHHLAVHSDPDNLWQYELGAMLSQIGCVTLPPEVLEKVNAGQKLSDAERDLYQSHPQVCYQLLANIPRLEKIAQMIANQYKPKSALIHDVSDEMFLINNGAEMLKVAYDYDTLISRGISGAAAIKTMMKSADVYNIEHVKHLNEVQLEDPGYISYSVMIDELSTLMIIDEDVHTNNGLMLVAKGQTVSYVLLKRLQSFAHGIGIKEPIRVLINRDNAIALKLIPGEGEAKRNAA; this is encoded by the coding sequence GTGACGGAGAAGATATTATGCGTCGATGATGAGGCGGCCATCCTCGAGGGCTTCCGGCGTGTCTTGAGAAAAGAATTCAAAGTGGATCTCGCCGTTGGAGGCCCGGCGGCGCTCAAAATGGTGGAGGAATCGGGCCCTTATGCCGTCATCGTGTCGGATCTCCGCATGCCTGATATGGATGGGATCCATTTGCTATCCAAAGTCAAGGAAATCGCTCCTGATACGATCCGGATTATGTTAACGGGCAAGGCGGATGTAGAGGCTGCTATCAAATCAATTAACGAGGGGCAGCTCTTCAGATTTTTGACAAAACCATGTCCGGTGCCCTTGTTGGTTAATGCGCTGAATTCCGCCCTCAAGCAATACCAATTGGTAACAGCCGAGAAGACACTACTCGAGCGGACGCTCAAGGGAAGCGTTACAATATTGACGGATATCCTCGCCATTGTAAATCCGATTGCCTTCAGCCGGGCCTCGCGCATTAAAAGGTTTGTTCATCATTTGGCCGTGCATTCCGATCCCGACAATTTATGGCAGTATGAATTGGGCGCGATGCTCTCGCAAATCGGATGCGTTACGTTGCCGCCGGAGGTTTTGGAAAAGGTTAATGCCGGCCAGAAGCTGAGCGATGCAGAAAGAGATCTTTATCAATCCCATCCTCAGGTCTGCTACCAGTTATTGGCGAATATACCGAGGCTCGAAAAAATCGCTCAAATGATCGCTAATCAGTACAAGCCCAAAAGCGCACTGATCCATGATGTTTCTGATGAAATGTTTTTAATTAACAACGGCGCCGAGATGCTCAAAGTGGCCTATGATTACGACACCCTTATCTCAAGAGGGATTTCCGGCGCCGCCGCTATTAAAACGATGATGAAATCAGCGGATGTTTATAATATTGAGCACGTGAAGCACTTGAATGAGGTGCAGCTGGAGGATCCTGGATATATTTCCTATAGTGTAATGATTGATGAACTGAGCACCCTCATGATCATTGATGAGGATGTTCACACAAACAACGGCCTGATGTTGGTAGCCAAGGGGCAAACCGTCTCCTATGTTTTGCTGAAACGGTTGCAGAGCTTTGCCCATGGGATCGGCATCAAGGAACCGATCAGGGTGCTTATCAACAGAGACAATGCCATTGCTCTGAAACTGATACCCGGAGAAGGTGAGGCGAAACGGAATGCGGCATAA
- a CDS encoding HDOD domain-containing protein: protein MSKESNIIFVDDEPRVLDGIRRMLRPKRNDWKMVFVTGGPEALDLMGQTPFDVIVSDMRMPGMNGVELLNHVRRQFPQTIRIAFSGQASKEMALRCAGPVHQFIPKPTDAKMLIDTIEGACSLHSHLSITSLKVGISQLESLPSLPRPYRALFDQTITPSTPLDQIANVIANDLGLSSKILQLANSAFFSTDARVSKISDAVHQIGFEAIKDLVHTVGILRPIQDDSPVIPHLEEIWHHSLTVADLARRIAAYENAASNVQDDAYLAGMLHNIGALVLATLFPDSYTFGQVSKILDISSGGIAEQVPLETPYAEVGTYLLGLWGFADSILDATAYHHNPSASSTCEFGPLAAVHVARAILLEESGKLQIGLDSHIDHEFVEKIGKIDRISSWRNLLDPNDKQQKAS, encoded by the coding sequence GTGTCGAAGGAAAGTAATATCATATTCGTCGATGATGAACCCAGGGTTCTCGATGGAATCCGCCGCATGTTGCGTCCCAAAAGAAATGATTGGAAGATGGTTTTTGTCACAGGCGGTCCTGAAGCTTTGGACCTCATGGGACAGACTCCCTTTGATGTCATTGTGTCGGATATGAGAATGCCGGGAATGAACGGCGTTGAACTTCTCAATCATGTCCGCCGGCAATTTCCACAGACCATTCGAATTGCCTTTTCCGGCCAGGCATCCAAGGAAATGGCCCTCCGCTGCGCCGGACCGGTTCATCAATTCATCCCCAAGCCGACCGATGCAAAGATGCTCATTGATACAATTGAAGGGGCTTGCTCGCTCCATTCCCATTTATCCATTACCTCTCTGAAGGTCGGCATTTCCCAGCTGGAGTCACTGCCTTCCCTCCCGAGACCATACAGGGCATTGTTCGATCAAACAATCACGCCGTCTACGCCACTGGACCAGATCGCTAATGTTATTGCAAACGACCTGGGCCTGAGTTCCAAAATTCTACAGCTGGCCAATTCAGCCTTCTTCTCCACCGATGCCCGCGTTTCAAAGATTTCGGATGCCGTACATCAAATTGGATTTGAAGCCATCAAAGATTTGGTTCATACCGTTGGAATCCTCAGACCCATTCAGGATGATTCCCCCGTTATTCCTCATCTAGAGGAAATCTGGCATCACAGCCTTACGGTGGCGGACCTGGCGCGGCGAATCGCCGCTTATGAGAATGCCGCCAGTAATGTGCAGGATGATGCTTATCTTGCCGGAATGTTACACAATATCGGCGCGCTTGTCCTGGCAACATTGTTTCCAGATAGTTATACATTCGGTCAAGTTTCAAAAATCCTGGATATATCAAGCGGCGGCATTGCCGAACAAGTGCCGTTAGAGACGCCCTATGCGGAAGTCGGAACATATTTACTGGGACTCTGGGGATTTGCCGATTCAATCCTCGACGCAACCGCTTATCATCACAACCCGTCGGCATCGTCAACTTGTGAATTCGGTCCTCTAGCGGCCGTCCATGTCGCCAGGGCGATACTTCTGGAGGAGTCCGGGAAGCTTCAAATAGGTCTTGATTCGCACATAGATCATGAATTCGTAGAGAAAATCGGAAAAATAGATCGTATTTCATCATGGCGCAACCTCCTCGACCCAAATGACAAGCAACAAAAAGCGAGCTGA
- a CDS encoding PAS domain S-box protein, translated as MSSRILFQALDEAPDAIVIIDSDGMIQYCNSVFTRIFDHSLDSIKEAGLESIFADYQMDHYIKSAINNSERWTGELLFKSPGGNVIPCDLRISPINGAEDGGGGTLFMIKDLSKQKAFERQLLQAQKLESIGQLAAGIAHEINTPTQFVGDNTRFLKEACEDIFKVLDCSDRLLAAAKKGTLDSVLINDLEDAIEKADIDYLREEIPIATEQALEGIHRIATIVRAMKEFSHPGSDTMQLTDINKSIQSTITVATNHWKYVADLKTDFDPQLTAVPCFPGEINQTVLNLIVNAADALESIRKKDSDGKGLIQISTKFDPPWAEIRVKDTGGGIPKKIQDNIFDPFFTTKEVGKGSGQGLAIAYATIINKHKGSISFETEPGVGTTFIIKLPLQQEADDELAA; from the coding sequence ATGAGTTCCCGGATCCTGTTCCAGGCTCTGGATGAAGCGCCCGATGCCATCGTAATAATTGATTCAGACGGAATGATTCAGTATTGCAATTCGGTTTTCACTCGTATTTTTGACCATTCTTTGGACTCTATTAAAGAGGCCGGCCTTGAATCGATCTTTGCCGATTATCAAATGGATCATTACATCAAATCTGCAATTAATAATTCAGAAAGATGGACAGGCGAACTTTTGTTCAAATCACCCGGTGGAAATGTTATCCCTTGTGATCTGAGAATTTCCCCTATCAATGGAGCCGAGGACGGCGGGGGCGGAACACTTTTTATGATCAAGGATCTGTCGAAACAAAAAGCATTTGAGCGACAGCTTCTTCAGGCCCAAAAACTCGAATCGATCGGACAACTAGCGGCCGGCATCGCGCATGAAATCAATACTCCCACCCAGTTTGTCGGCGACAATACTCGTTTTTTGAAAGAGGCCTGCGAAGATATATTCAAGGTGCTTGATTGCAGCGACAGACTTCTTGCGGCAGCCAAGAAGGGAACATTGGATTCCGTTCTTATAAACGATCTGGAGGATGCGATCGAAAAGGCTGATATCGATTACCTACGGGAAGAGATACCGATCGCAACGGAACAGGCGCTGGAAGGAATACACCGCATAGCCACTATTGTCAGGGCCATGAAAGAATTCTCGCACCCTGGTTCCGACACGATGCAATTGACGGATATCAACAAATCCATCCAAAGCACTATCACCGTGGCGACCAATCATTGGAAGTATGTCGCCGATCTTAAAACCGATTTTGATCCTCAATTAACCGCCGTTCCCTGCTTCCCCGGGGAAATCAATCAAACAGTATTGAATTTGATCGTCAACGCCGCCGACGCCCTCGAATCGATCAGGAAAAAAGACAGCGATGGCAAGGGTTTAATACAGATCTCGACGAAGTTCGACCCTCCATGGGCGGAAATACGGGTCAAGGACACGGGGGGCGGCATTCCTAAGAAAATTCAAGACAATATATTCGATCCATTCTTTACAACAAAGGAAGTCGGAAAGGGCAGCGGCCAAGGTTTAGCCATCGCCTATGCGACAATTATTAATAAACATAAGGGATCAATAAGCTTTGAAACCGAGCCGGGAGTTGGAACGACCTTTATTATCAAATTGCCCCTCCAGCAGGAAGCAGATGATGAACTGGCGGCATAG
- a CDS encoding HDOD domain-containing protein, which translates to MKWRILFVDDEPNVLQGLQRMLRGKRDEWDMDFAEGPQAALKILETKIIDVVISDIRMAGMNGVEFLTKVMEQYPYVARLALSGQADEQLTLQAVSPVQQYLSKPCEAEALIKTIERICALRDQVGGKDLMTLVMQLKTIPSIPSLYWEIVNELNKEEASLKKIGETISRDVGMTARILQLVNSAFFGLRREVGDPTHAVNLLGLDTVKNLVLSIQVFSAYDDLELESFSLDALWHHSMQTGMFAKDIAKVQGADRHLVENSMGAGMLHDVGKLILAANLPAEFGTAVKLAEEKKISIPEAELATFGATHASIGAYVLGLWGLPEAVVQAVAWHHSPSECPNAPSQFSALTAVHAANIIDHGTGGPEARYPLSEIDTAYIEKLHLSHRLDAWRDLCEGLEAEASKEEERKAG; encoded by the coding sequence ATGAAGTGGCGCATTCTTTTTGTTGATGACGAGCCGAATGTCCTTCAGGGTCTCCAACGCATGTTGAGAGGCAAACGCGATGAATGGGATATGGATTTTGCCGAAGGGCCTCAAGCAGCGCTAAAGATCTTGGAAACAAAAATCATCGACGTCGTAATCTCCGACATAAGAATGGCCGGAATGAACGGTGTCGAGTTCCTCACTAAGGTCATGGAACAATATCCCTATGTTGCAAGACTCGCCCTTTCGGGACAGGCGGATGAGCAGCTGACGCTGCAGGCGGTCTCCCCTGTTCAGCAGTACTTGTCCAAACCCTGCGAAGCCGAAGCCCTCATCAAGACAATTGAGAGGATCTGCGCTCTTCGGGATCAGGTTGGCGGTAAGGATCTCATGACATTGGTCATGCAGCTGAAAACGATCCCGAGCATTCCGTCGCTTTATTGGGAGATTGTCAATGAGCTGAACAAAGAGGAAGCCTCCCTTAAAAAAATCGGTGAAACGATTTCCCGCGACGTCGGCATGACGGCCAGAATCCTGCAACTTGTCAATTCCGCTTTCTTCGGCCTAAGACGCGAGGTTGGTGATCCCACGCATGCCGTGAACCTCCTCGGTCTCGATACCGTCAAGAATCTGGTCCTTTCGATTCAGGTCTTTTCTGCATACGATGATCTCGAATTGGAATCCTTTTCATTAGATGCGCTGTGGCATCATAGTATGCAGACAGGAATGTTCGCCAAAGATATAGCGAAAGTCCAGGGCGCTGACCGGCATCTGGTTGAGAACAGTATGGGCGCCGGCATGCTTCATGATGTCGGCAAGTTAATCCTTGCGGCGAATCTTCCAGCCGAATTCGGTACAGCGGTGAAGCTGGCGGAAGAGAAAAAGATATCGATTCCCGAGGCGGAACTGGCGACCTTCGGCGCAACACACGCTTCTATTGGGGCCTATGTCTTGGGTCTTTGGGGATTGCCGGAGGCCGTGGTTCAGGCCGTGGCCTGGCATCATTCCCCTTCTGAATGTCCGAACGCTCCTTCACAATTTTCCGCACTCACGGCGGTCCATGCCGCGAATATCATCGATCACGGCACAGGAGGCCCAGAGGCGCGATATCCATTGTCGGAAATCGATACCGCCTACATTGAAAAACTTCACCTGTCACACCGGCTCGATGCCTGGCGTGACCTTTGCGAGGGATTGGAAGCTGAAGCTTCAAAGGAGGAGGAACGGAAAGCCGGCTAA
- a CDS encoding amidohydrolase, with the protein MFLKSALTPILFIMALLSIDPSHAKDNFTPDFDTLAKKYESSAIEQRRHIHQNPELSSREFKTQANLREALKEIPGIKIIEGEWGTGVVAILEGGKPGPIVAWRTDMDALPITEETGLPYASTVVDTLRGGRQTGVMHACGHDFHMAIAVGLMRILSDVRDELPGAVLFIGEPAEEIGAGALQLLEAGLFDEGRLPQCALAIHIHPTIPFGMVGSCPGPSSANVDGFRLRVLGKGGHGAYPHKTIDPVTLAARMVLAFQAIVSREIDVNRNCVISVGSINGGATSNVIPGEVLIDATVRSHDQETRELLKQKIERTVSGLAMAAGAPEPEMEYYYGTASGYNNPTLVEQCREVFRRVLGDENEIIYEPPMGGEDFSYYGKQVPGFQFRLGVGRSDREMALHRANLDPDERAIGLGLRLAAEVVWDQLQRGEDTFGN; encoded by the coding sequence GTGTTTTTGAAATCAGCTCTTACCCCTATTCTCTTCATCATGGCCCTGCTTTCAATCGACCCGTCTCACGCAAAAGACAATTTCACACCCGATTTTGATACCCTTGCAAAAAAATATGAATCTTCCGCGATCGAGCAGCGGCGGCATATACACCAAAATCCGGAATTGTCTTCTCGGGAATTCAAGACTCAAGCCAATTTGAGGGAAGCGCTCAAAGAGATCCCCGGTATCAAGATTATTGAGGGCGAATGGGGCACCGGAGTTGTCGCCATACTCGAGGGTGGCAAACCGGGACCGATCGTCGCCTGGCGGACCGATATGGATGCCCTCCCGATAACCGAAGAGACAGGCCTCCCCTATGCAAGCACCGTGGTCGACACGCTGCGGGGCGGCCGGCAGACCGGCGTTATGCATGCCTGCGGTCATGATTTTCACATGGCTATCGCCGTTGGCTTGATGAGAATCCTGTCGGATGTGAGAGACGAGTTGCCTGGTGCGGTTCTCTTCATCGGCGAACCGGCGGAAGAGATCGGCGCAGGAGCGCTTCAGCTTCTTGAAGCCGGGCTCTTTGATGAGGGCCGCCTTCCACAATGCGCCTTGGCCATCCACATCCACCCGACAATCCCCTTCGGCATGGTGGGCTCGTGTCCGGGGCCGTCCTCAGCCAACGTCGACGGGTTCAGACTCCGTGTGCTTGGTAAGGGCGGGCATGGCGCCTATCCTCACAAGACGATCGATCCGGTGACTCTTGCCGCTCGAATGGTTCTGGCATTTCAGGCCATCGTATCACGTGAAATCGATGTCAATCGGAATTGCGTGATCTCCGTCGGAAGCATCAACGGCGGCGCAACGAGTAATGTCATACCTGGTGAAGTCCTGATTGATGCGACAGTGCGCAGCCATGACCAGGAAACCAGGGAATTATTAAAACAAAAAATCGAAAGAACGGTCTCGGGGTTGGCGATGGCCGCCGGCGCCCCGGAACCGGAAATGGAATATTATTACGGTACGGCATCCGGATATAACAATCCGACACTTGTCGAACAATGTCGCGAGGTCTTTCGCAGGGTCCTTGGCGATGAAAACGAGATCATCTACGAGCCGCCCATGGGAGGAGAGGACTTTTCCTACTATGGAAAACAGGTGCCGGGATTTCAATTCCGTCTTGGTGTCGGGCGCTCAGACCGGGAAATGGCGCTTCATCGCGCCAATCTCGACCCCGATGAACGGGCGATCGGGTTGGGACTCCGTTTGGCCGCGGAGGTTGTCTGGGATCAGCTCCAGCGCGGAGAAGATACCTTCGGCAACTAG
- a CDS encoding CapA family protein, whose product MKRNRFSLLAVVLLFLPQLSLSALQGRGVTLEDFESGSIVLNSYPDQDNDPTAWELTPSNTYDGSAYALRLYGNTWKTQDIQPYAVNDSTVWQVAAFIDRLGEMQAFGVADSVNELFYTFGGNQLPQETKWWTVYQGAFPTDEWYAYLLPIGQAWFVTYGYYPVITKLLYINDDDSGGSGVILFDEIIDVTEDLPVPPIATIDYTIEHTEKLGNNLYRVALQFFGQVSDPDSESHDFLWDFGDSTTSIDQNPTHEFLVEAYYPYTVGLTVKDPDDLAGFDTCQVNVEVGPAEMPLTVNFVGDIMTARGYESNGGIIDTYGIEALFEPTLSIFGGAADVNVANLEVPYTDRGEPHPTKSVVFRARPENIVGLKYAGIDLVTLGNNHIIDYGEEGMLQTMELLDTLRIRHSGAGINEYFALQPTFWTEKGVRIAFLGQCNRTGRLWNYQPFLDAGYNKCGFGNFITQNIESSINNVRDVADIVILQGHSGTEYQTEPPDKFLGEPPPVEANEIGPDDPDFRFNIEPSAGDRALRRQVIDFGADIMINHHPHVLQGFESYNGKLIAHSLGNFVFELYYPETMPTIVLTLEITKNGIMGYTFTPAWIDDYIPKPAIGQFGREIMDRMAEYSRKMGAIVATDPEISRARIYLSRDDADSTQTDHEATVPFVDLGGYRITPPIEVSSDGNLSEIINAVGSGLTSYEVCWGSEILWHGNFEDEGATFWDDNTSDEWLDASEAHSGQRSLALRRHDYDSAPVGTDLEKNLPCYPEHRHTCAGYLKAENAKDAIIMNRFYSSRTSTTPIISTDIGDRFSGSQDWTFRWQDLETPENAIYFDIRCENDAPSSGTGMAWFDDLKLIQWEPWFTGQTPVSVPSPNNHRFIQIRTTDTAVAEATINYKTTSYNPNPADAPDPMVRISEASWIRNFPNPARGNTTIELRLPQATGPLVVDLAIFDIQGRRVANLFKGRVTGGTPYTYQWDGSDDRGRGLASGVYFSRAVVNGDARSQKILILR is encoded by the coding sequence ATGAAACGAAACAGGTTCAGCCTGCTCGCCGTTGTCCTCCTTTTTCTCCCCCAACTCTCCCTCTCCGCGCTCCAGGGACGGGGCGTCACACTGGAGGATTTTGAATCTGGATCCATCGTACTCAACAGCTACCCGGATCAGGACAACGATCCCACCGCCTGGGAATTGACGCCATCGAACACCTATGACGGCTCGGCCTATGCCCTGCGGCTATACGGCAACACCTGGAAGACGCAGGATATTCAGCCCTATGCCGTCAACGACAGCACCGTCTGGCAGGTCGCCGCCTTTATAGACCGCCTGGGAGAAATGCAGGCCTTTGGAGTCGCCGACAGCGTTAATGAGCTTTTTTATACATTCGGCGGCAATCAGCTTCCCCAAGAAACGAAGTGGTGGACCGTCTATCAGGGAGCCTTTCCAACAGACGAGTGGTATGCTTATCTGCTGCCCATCGGACAGGCTTGGTTTGTGACGTACGGGTATTATCCGGTCATCACAAAACTGCTCTATATCAATGATGACGACAGCGGCGGGAGCGGCGTTATTCTCTTTGATGAAATTATCGATGTGACAGAAGATCTTCCGGTTCCGCCCATCGCGACGATTGATTATACAATCGAGCATACCGAAAAGCTGGGTAATAACCTTTACCGCGTGGCGCTTCAATTCTTCGGACAGGTGAGCGATCCCGATTCCGAATCCCATGATTTCCTGTGGGATTTTGGAGACAGCACAACCAGCATCGATCAAAACCCGACACATGAATTTCTTGTCGAGGCTTATTACCCTTACACGGTCGGACTCACCGTGAAGGACCCCGACGATCTGGCTGGTTTCGATACATGCCAGGTTAATGTAGAAGTTGGGCCGGCCGAGATGCCCCTCACCGTTAACTTTGTAGGGGATATCATGACGGCGCGCGGCTATGAATCAAACGGCGGGATCATCGACACCTACGGCATCGAGGCGCTTTTCGAGCCGACACTTTCAATTTTCGGCGGGGCTGCGGATGTCAATGTCGCCAACCTCGAAGTTCCCTATACGGACCGCGGAGAGCCTCATCCCACAAAAAGCGTCGTTTTCCGGGCGCGCCCTGAAAATATCGTCGGATTAAAATATGCCGGAATCGATCTGGTCACACTTGGGAACAATCATATTATCGACTACGGCGAGGAGGGAATGCTCCAGACGATGGAGCTTTTAGACACCCTTCGCATTCGCCACTCCGGCGCGGGGATCAATGAGTACTTCGCCTTGCAACCGACCTTTTGGACCGAAAAGGGTGTCCGAATTGCCTTTCTCGGCCAGTGCAACCGCACGGGCCGCCTCTGGAATTACCAGCCCTTCCTCGACGCCGGCTATAACAAATGCGGCTTTGGCAACTTCATCACGCAGAATATCGAAAGCAGCATCAATAATGTTCGCGATGTCGCCGATATCGTGATTCTTCAGGGCCACAGCGGCACTGAATACCAAACGGAACCACCGGATAAATTCCTTGGTGAACCGCCGCCCGTCGAGGCCAATGAGATCGGGCCGGATGATCCCGATTTCCGCTTCAATATCGAACCGTCGGCGGGGGACCGCGCGCTACGGCGCCAAGTCATTGATTTCGGCGCCGACATCATGATCAATCACCATCCCCATGTTCTTCAGGGGTTTGAATCGTACAACGGCAAACTCATCGCCCACAGTCTCGGCAATTTTGTATTTGAGCTCTACTATCCCGAAACAATGCCCACCATAGTGTTGACGCTTGAAATAACAAAGAATGGCATCATGGGTTATACATTTACACCCGCATGGATTGATGACTATATTCCAAAACCCGCCATTGGACAGTTCGGCCGCGAAATCATGGACCGGATGGCCGAATATTCCCGAAAGATGGGCGCGATCGTCGCAACCGATCCGGAGATCAGCAGGGCCCGGATCTATCTCAGCCGTGACGATGCCGACTCGACCCAGACGGATCATGAGGCGACGGTTCCATTTGTCGATCTTGGTGGATATCGCATCACACCGCCCATTGAAGTCTCTTCAGACGGCAATCTTTCGGAAATCATCAATGCCGTCGGCAGCGGCCTGACGAGCTATGAGGTCTGCTGGGGGAGCGAGATTCTTTGGCACGGAAATTTCGAAGATGAAGGGGCGACCTTCTGGGATGACAATACCTCTGATGAGTGGCTTGACGCATCAGAAGCCCATAGCGGGCAACGTTCGTTGGCGTTGAGGCGTCATGATTATGACAGCGCTCCGGTCGGTACCGATCTCGAAAAGAATCTTCCCTGTTATCCAGAACACCGGCATACCTGCGCCGGATATTTGAAGGCCGAGAACGCGAAAGATGCCATCATCATGAACCGCTTCTACTCCTCACGGACCAGCACCACGCCGATCATCAGTACTGATATCGGTGATCGTTTTTCAGGGTCCCAGGATTGGACCTTCCGCTGGCAGGATCTGGAGACGCCGGAGAATGCGATCTACTTCGATATTCGCTGTGAAAACGACGCGCCATCCTCAGGCACGGGTATGGCCTGGTTCGATGATTTGAAACTTATTCAATGGGAGCCCTGGTTCACCGGCCAGACACCGGTTTCGGTTCCGTCGCCGAATAACCATCGATTCATTCAAATCCGGACAACCGATACCGCGGTCGCTGAAGCGACGATCAATTACAAGACGACCAGTTATAATCCCAACCCCGCCGATGCTCCCGATCCCATGGTCCGGATCAGTGAGGCATCCTGGATCCGGAATTTCCCAAATCCCGCCCGGGGGAACACGACGATCGAGCTCCGGCTGCCCCAGGCCACGGGTCCGCTCGTGGTCGATCTGGCGATTTTTGATATCCAGGGGCGGCGGGTCGCGAATCTTTTCAAGGGGCGGGTGACCGGCGGCACTCCATACACATACCAATGGGACGGATCAGATGACCGCGGAAGAGGTCTTGCAAGCGGGGTCTATTTCTCCAGGGCCGTGGTGAATGGGGATGCCCGGAGCCAAAAGATACTGATATTGCGATGA
- a CDS encoding TolC family protein codes for MSKLILFFIIYLGINSPAVPAGDPQSLDLSQETSNSGVIEPIHGSQNALTLRECIQEALTSNAQLESERLRRGELRGQMVQARSTGLPTLDISGNWSRGRDPSYSFNSAFGGGGDDSGDSGGSIGGECACVDTFLSGLSLIPAASDIQAQTFWRASLNGHWELRPGLISNAIGAAGLGIKRQEHLITDIENRTVESVMIGYYGVIKAGEQVDALDAELAVRREFLDITRRRFTLELATSLDTLRAAVSYANLLPSKRSAEQGLRDAGARLNVLMGRHPLSPLAITADVPLELEPLDDSMAEAGIHQRSDIHQMEYLKKMIQKNRGAQKAEHRPYLSADASYGYVTSQFGELTDKGHDFWSASITLIVPFFDGMLTRGKVQETEASIRRTQREIDNAKSQAYLEILTILGNLESARANHGAAKLNVAAAEEALRQMTLRFEVGKADYISVLESQSARFEARSQYISANNEVLTLTASLKRAMGYPPETPLAEIKQILAVEKP; via the coding sequence GTGTCAAAATTGATTCTCTTCTTCATTATTTATTTGGGGATAAATTCCCCGGCGGTGCCTGCCGGCGACCCGCAATCCCTCGATCTTTCTCAAGAGACATCCAATAGCGGCGTCATTGAGCCCATTCACGGATCACAAAATGCTCTGACTCTTCGGGAGTGTATACAAGAGGCCTTAACGTCGAATGCCCAATTGGAGTCAGAGCGACTGCGGCGGGGAGAGCTCAGGGGCCAGATGGTGCAGGCCCGATCCACAGGGTTGCCCACTCTGGACATCAGCGGCAACTGGTCGCGGGGCCGGGATCCGAGTTATTCCTTTAATTCGGCATTCGGCGGAGGCGGGGATGATTCAGGCGACAGCGGGGGGTCTATTGGAGGAGAATGCGCCTGCGTCGATACCTTCCTTTCAGGATTATCCCTCATACCCGCCGCCAGCGATATCCAGGCGCAAACATTTTGGCGAGCCAGCCTCAACGGTCATTGGGAGCTGCGTCCCGGTTTAATCTCTAACGCCATCGGCGCCGCCGGACTGGGCATCAAGCGGCAAGAGCATCTCATCACTGATATTGAAAACAGAACCGTTGAAAGTGTCATGATCGGCTATTATGGCGTGATCAAAGCCGGTGAACAGGTGGACGCGCTGGATGCGGAACTGGCGGTCCGCCGGGAGTTTCTCGACATCACACGGCGGCGTTTTACATTAGAACTGGCCACGAGCTTGGATACACTCCGGGCCGCCGTCTCCTATGCAAACCTCTTGCCGTCAAAACGTTCCGCCGAGCAGGGGCTTCGCGATGCCGGCGCCCGTCTCAATGTTCTCATGGGCCGCCACCCCCTTTCCCCTCTTGCGATAACGGCCGACGTTCCTCTCGAGCTGGAACCGCTCGATGATTCCATGGCGGAAGCGGGCATTCACCAGCGGTCTGACATCCATCAAATGGAATATTTAAAAAAGATGATCCAGAAAAACCGCGGGGCACAGAAGGCTGAGCACCGGCCCTATCTGTCCGCCGACGCATCGTATGGATATGTCACATCTCAATTCGGCGAGCTGACCGACAAGGGGCACGATTTCTGGTCAGCCAGCATTACACTTATCGTTCCATTTTTCGACGGGATGCTGACCCGCGGTAAAGTACAAGAGACGGAGGCTTCAATCCGCCGAACCCAGCGCGAAATCGACAACGCCAAGAGCCAGGCCTATCTCGAGATTCTCACCATCCTCGGAAATCTCGAATCCGCCCGGGCGAATCACGGCGCTGCCAAGCTGAACGTTGCCGCCGCCGAGGAAGCCCTCAGGCAAATGACCCTCCGGTTCGAAGTGGGGAAAGCAGACTATATCTCTGTTTTGGAAAGCCAGTCCGCTAGATTTGAAGCGCGAAGCCAGTACATTTCAGCCAATAATGAAGTTCTAACATTAACGGCATCCCTCAAACGCGCGATGGGGTATCCGCCGGAAACACCGCTCGCTGAAATCAAACAAATACTGGCGGTTGAAAAGCCTTAG